Proteins encoded in a region of the Nostoc sp. UHCC 0926 genome:
- a CDS encoding 3-hydroxyacyl-CoA dehydrogenase family protein translates to MNIQTVGVVGAGVMGVGVAQNLAQTGHQVILVDISEGILDKAKQEIRNNIRFQSFFKKSDNVETPENILGKIEFSTNYKILENANFIVENVTEKWDIKREIYPLLDSICPADCVFAANTSAIPITRIGSVTKRADKVVGIHFMNPVPMKPMVEMIRGYHTSDITIETAKQMLAQMGKECIIVNDSPGFVSNRVLMLTINEAVFLLQEQVATAEDVDKIFKSCFGHKMGPLETADLIGLDTILFSIEVLYENFNDSKYRPCALLKKMVDAGLHGKKSGRGFYVYQ, encoded by the coding sequence ATGAACATTCAAACAGTAGGTGTTGTTGGTGCAGGAGTAATGGGAGTAGGGGTTGCACAAAACCTCGCTCAAACTGGTCATCAAGTCATTCTAGTAGATATTTCTGAAGGAATCCTGGATAAAGCTAAACAGGAAATCAGAAATAATATCCGCTTTCAGAGTTTTTTCAAAAAAAGTGACAACGTAGAGACTCCAGAGAATATCCTCGGAAAAATAGAGTTTTCGACAAACTATAAAATTTTAGAAAATGCAAATTTTATAGTAGAAAATGTCACCGAAAAATGGGATATTAAAAGAGAGATATATCCACTACTAGATTCTATTTGTCCAGCAGATTGCGTATTCGCCGCTAACACATCAGCTATTCCCATTACTCGCATTGGTTCAGTCACTAAACGTGCCGATAAAGTTGTTGGTATCCACTTTATGAATCCTGTACCCATGAAGCCGATGGTGGAGATGATTCGTGGGTATCATACCTCTGACATAACAATTGAGACAGCAAAGCAAATGCTGGCTCAGATGGGTAAAGAATGCATAATTGTTAATGATTCACCAGGTTTTGTTTCCAACCGTGTGTTGATGTTAACTATTAACGAAGCTGTTTTTCTGTTGCAAGAGCAAGTTGCTACAGCAGAAGATGTAGACAAAATCTTTAAAAGCTGTTTCGGTCACAAAATGGGACCTTTAGAAACAGCAGATTTGATTGGTCTAGACACAATTTTATTTTCTATCGAAGTCTTGTACGAAAACTTTAATGATAGCAAGTACAGACCATGCGCTTTACTCAAAAAAATGGTGGATGCAGGGTTGCATGGTAAAAAAAGTGGTAGAGGGTTTTACGTATATCAATAA
- a CDS encoding acyl carrier protein: MNQIEAKIKTFLSKFFVNHDLQPDEDIFALGFVNSMFAMQLVLFVEQEFQIAIENEDLEFENFRTIKSIANLIERKTAILVQ, from the coding sequence ATGAACCAAATTGAAGCTAAAATCAAAACTTTCCTTTCAAAATTTTTCGTTAATCATGATTTACAACCAGATGAAGACATTTTTGCTCTAGGTTTTGTCAATTCTATGTTTGCCATGCAACTTGTTTTATTTGTAGAGCAAGAGTTTCAGATTGCCATTGAAAACGAGGACTTAGAATTTGAAAATTTCCGCACAATCAAGTCTATCGCCAATTTAATTGAACGTAAAACTGCTATTCTCGTGCAGTAA
- a CDS encoding acyl-CoA dehydrogenase family protein, producing MKLELSAQQKNAKAEFRAFVNQEICPDAGEWDRKEFTPPELINKIAKLGFLGAILPQEYGGQGMDMITYGILNEEIGRGCSSVRSLLTVHNMVAHALYKWGNKSQKLYWLPKFASGEIIAAFALSEPNIGSDATSVETTATLAGDTYVLNGQKKWITYGQIADIFLVFAKCEGKPTAFLVEKNSPGLSIKPMSGILGVRASMSAELHFNNCQISLENLVGKLGFGFSYIASAALDYGRYSVASGCVGIAQACLEACIKYTNERKQFGVYLKEHQLIRQMITQMITNVKAARLLYYQAGYLKEIGDPSSIIETSIAKYFASVTATKVANDAVQIHGANGCTTEYSVARYFRDAKIMEIIEGSTQIQQITIADYGYQE from the coding sequence ATGAAACTGGAACTGTCTGCTCAACAAAAAAACGCTAAAGCTGAATTTAGAGCTTTTGTTAATCAGGAAATATGCCCTGATGCTGGCGAATGGGATAGGAAAGAATTTACCCCGCCAGAACTAATTAATAAAATAGCTAAACTTGGTTTTCTCGGTGCTATATTACCCCAAGAATATGGCGGTCAAGGAATGGACATGATTACCTATGGCATTCTCAACGAGGAAATTGGACGGGGATGTTCTTCTGTGCGGAGTTTGTTGACAGTTCACAACATGGTTGCTCATGCTTTGTATAAATGGGGTAATAAATCTCAAAAACTGTATTGGCTTCCCAAATTTGCATCTGGAGAAATCATTGCTGCTTTTGCGTTAAGCGAACCTAATATAGGTAGCGATGCTACAAGTGTAGAAACAACAGCAACGCTTGCAGGTGATACTTATGTCTTAAATGGGCAAAAGAAATGGATTACTTATGGACAAATAGCAGATATATTTTTGGTCTTTGCTAAATGCGAGGGTAAACCCACTGCTTTTTTAGTTGAAAAAAATAGTCCTGGACTGTCAATAAAACCAATGTCTGGCATTTTAGGTGTTAGAGCTTCAATGTCAGCAGAATTGCACTTTAATAACTGTCAGATTTCTTTAGAAAATTTAGTAGGTAAATTAGGTTTTGGATTTTCCTACATTGCTTCTGCCGCGCTTGATTATGGTAGATATAGTGTGGCATCGGGTTGTGTAGGTATTGCTCAAGCTTGTTTAGAAGCTTGTATCAAGTATACAAATGAGCGAAAACAGTTTGGCGTTTATTTAAAAGAACATCAGTTAATCCGCCAAATGATTACTCAGATGATTACTAACGTGAAAGCAGCAAGACTCCTGTATTATCAAGCTGGTTATCTCAAAGAAATTGGCGATCCGAGTTCGATTATAGAAACTTCTATTGCTAAATATTTTGCATCTGTAACAGCAACTAAAGTTGCAAATGATGCCGTACAAATCCACGGTGCTAATGGTTGCACCACTGAATATTCTGTTGCTAGGTATTTTCGAGATGCCAAAATCATGGAAATCATCGAAGGAAGCACGCAAATACAACAGATAACCATTGCCGATTACGGTTATCAGGAATAA
- a CDS encoding HAD-IIIC family phosphatase, whose translation MIGTKAELSNHKQADKKAIKCVVWDLDNTLWDGVLLEDDCVFLRKQVVNIIEILDSRGILQSIASKNDYAITMAQLQHFGLHEYFLYPQINWNSKSSSIQEIVKLLNLGVDTFAFIDDQLFELEEVNFSLPEVLCINSIDLACLLDMPEMNPRFITDDSKLRRLMYISDLERNHSEKEFFGTQEEFLATLNMSFTISSAQEEDLQRAEELTVRTNQLNTTGYTYSYDELNHFRESNKHKLLIASLDDKYGSYGKIGLALVECGDFLWTLKLMLMSCRVMSRGVGTIMLNYIMTLAKNNNVRLRSEFVSNNRNRMMYISYKFAGFQETEKRGDLLILENELTRIQAFPEYVKVNIMD comes from the coding sequence ATGATTGGCACAAAAGCTGAACTTTCAAATCATAAACAAGCTGATAAAAAAGCTATTAAATGCGTCGTTTGGGATTTAGATAATACCCTTTGGGATGGTGTTTTATTAGAAGATGACTGCGTTTTTTTGCGAAAGCAGGTTGTTAATATTATCGAAATATTAGATAGTCGAGGCATTTTGCAATCTATTGCTAGTAAAAATGATTATGCTATAACAATGGCGCAGCTGCAACACTTTGGCTTGCACGAATATTTTCTGTATCCCCAAATTAATTGGAACTCCAAATCTAGTTCGATTCAAGAAATTGTTAAATTACTTAATCTTGGTGTAGATACTTTTGCTTTTATAGACGACCAGTTATTTGAATTAGAAGAAGTCAACTTTTCTCTTCCTGAAGTACTCTGTATCAATAGCATTGATCTGGCGTGTCTGCTAGATATGCCAGAAATGAATCCTCGTTTTATTACAGATGATTCAAAATTGAGAAGATTAATGTATATTAGTGATTTAGAGCGAAATCATTCCGAAAAAGAATTTTTTGGAACTCAAGAAGAATTTTTAGCAACACTTAATATGTCTTTTACTATCTCTTCTGCCCAAGAAGAAGATTTACAACGAGCAGAAGAACTAACAGTAAGAACTAATCAATTGAATACAACTGGTTATACATACTCCTATGATGAACTGAATCATTTTCGGGAATCAAATAAGCATAAACTGCTAATCGCCAGTTTGGACGATAAGTATGGCAGTTATGGCAAAATTGGTTTAGCTCTGGTGGAATGCGGAGATTTTTTATGGACTTTAAAACTTATGCTGATGTCTTGTCGTGTTATGTCCAGAGGTGTCGGCACAATTATGCTAAATTATATTATGACATTGGCCAAAAACAATAATGTCCGTTTGCGTTCTGAATTTGTTTCAAATAATCGCAATCGCATGATGTATATATCTTATAAGTTTGCCGGGTTTCAGGAAACTGAGAAAAGAGGAGATTTGCTCATTTTAGAAAATGAACTCACACGAATTCAAGCCTTTCCTGAGTATGTGAAGGTTAACATTATGGATTAG
- a CDS encoding condensation domain-containing protein: MDNKKDEILKRRSKLSPMQRELLEKRLQGEIDSHYQLEIIPKRSQTSPAPLSFAQQRLWFLHQLDPSNPSYNELACIQLTGALNVNALEQSLNEIAQRHEALRTTFEMVEGQAVQIIHPTITVALPVINLCLMPEAVRQAKVEQLIIQIAQKPFDLVSGPLLRVMLIQIGVQEYVLLFVIHHIAMDGWSKGVVYRELVILYEAFCTGKTSSLPELPIQYADFATWQRHWLQGDVLQAHLAYWKKQLGSNLVTLQLPTDRPRPAVQTFRGASQYLTLPHDLTTNLKALSQQQGATLFMTLLTNFKILLHWYTSQDDIVVGTDIANRDRSEIEGLIGFFINQLVLRTNLSDNPTFQELVGRVRKVTLDAYAHQHLPFEKLVDVLKPERTLSYMPLFQVKLVLQNTPLQLLKLAGLNIRQLNSDNETAKFDLLFNLIDTEQGLTGKLEYNTELFDASSITRMLKHFKTLLHTVVAQPQIRLKALEEILVEADKQQQMAKQKELKEIRTQKFKNVQRRVIKQTIEL; this comes from the coding sequence ATGGACAATAAAAAAGATGAAATTTTGAAACGACGGTCGAAGCTTTCACCTATGCAACGGGAGCTTCTCGAAAAGCGGCTCCAGGGTGAAATTGACTCTCACTATCAGTTAGAGATTATTCCAAAACGCTCCCAAACAAGTCCTGCTCCCCTATCTTTTGCTCAACAACGGCTGTGGTTTCTCCATCAGTTAGATCCCAGTAATCCTTCTTATAATGAACTAGCATGTATACAACTAACAGGTGCGCTTAACGTGAATGCTCTGGAGCAGAGTCTCAACGAGATTGCACAACGCCATGAAGCTTTACGTACTACTTTTGAGATGGTCGAGGGGCAAGCAGTTCAAATCATTCACCCTACTATAACTGTAGCGCTGCCAGTGATAAACTTGTGTTTGATGCCAGAAGCAGTGCGACAAGCCAAAGTCGAGCAACTAATAATACAGATAGCTCAAAAACCCTTTGACTTAGTATCTGGTCCGTTGCTACGAGTCATGCTGATACAAATAGGTGTGCAAGAATATGTGCTGCTATTTGTTATCCACCACATTGCTATGGATGGCTGGTCGAAAGGAGTAGTGTACCGGGAATTAGTAATACTGTACGAAGCCTTCTGTACTGGGAAGACTTCCTCACTTCCAGAACTGCCCATCCAGTATGCAGACTTTGCCACTTGGCAGCGTCATTGGTTGCAGGGTGATGTACTTCAAGCCCATCTCGCTTACTGGAAAAAGCAATTAGGCAGTAACCTTGTTACATTACAGTTACCTACTGACCGCCCCCGACCAGCAGTTCAAACCTTTCGGGGTGCTAGTCAATATTTAACATTGCCCCATGATCTTACAACAAACCTTAAAGCCCTGAGCCAGCAGCAAGGAGCCACACTGTTTATGACGCTGCTAACGAATTTTAAGATTTTACTGCACTGGTACACGAGCCAAGATGACATAGTTGTAGGCACTGATATTGCCAACCGAGATCGATCTGAAATTGAAGGTTTGATTGGATTTTTTATCAATCAATTGGTGTTACGGACAAATTTATCAGACAACCCCACTTTTCAAGAGTTGGTAGGACGGGTGCGAAAAGTGACATTAGATGCTTATGCTCATCAACATCTGCCATTTGAGAAACTGGTAGATGTTCTGAAACCCGAGCGGACTCTAAGTTATATGCCACTGTTTCAGGTAAAGCTTGTTCTTCAGAATACTCCGCTACAACTTTTAAAGCTTGCGGGTTTAAATATAAGGCAATTGAACAGCGACAATGAGACAGCGAAGTTTGATTTACTTTTCAACCTTATAGATACAGAGCAAGGACTGACAGGGAAGTTGGAGTATAACACTGAGTTATTCGACGCTTCCAGCATAACCCGAATGCTAAAACATTTTAAAACACTTTTGCATACTGTTGTTGCACAACCCCAGATTAGACTGAAAGCTCTAGAGGAAATTCTCGTCGAAGCAGATAAGCAACAACAGATGGCTAAACAAAAAGAACTAAAGGAAATTCGTACTCAAAAGTTTAAAAACGTTCAGCGTAGAGTTATTAAACAAACAATTGAATTATGA